A genomic window from Caldicellulosiruptor kronotskyensis 2002 includes:
- a CDS encoding Ger(x)C family spore germination protein — protein MKHSKKVVLGTLIIFSILFLSGCWDRVEIEDRGYILALGVDKYDPSDLNKYETSEYINLDRNTQKFSPEQKKPDIKTNQKGIDPQTKRKVKPPLPSSKNQYKFAVTVLFPNLRTIGKDSKPDEQMRFLFVRPTNNVVGIRNYLEREINKRLYYGYLKVVVFGKDLAKDPALVREALDGLNRESDIPQNTFLLVSETTARDILNTMPLVQPVTGIHLFEISKSASIYGRVIDTPLSQVVNSFINSNCAVISRVEPGIETLKIAGAAVFKNFKFVGWMDEKQLQVYKLLMGKAKHTFIDDLKYKSSYIPFVTTEIQVKKKIKKNKGKLWIIYNLRIEGEVTEFVFKSDYKVLDDPMRRYIQTELNRIIKQRSQQLCYMLNVKYNADVLAIGDFISKHRPKEWEKLKKNWDTELKKIKIEVIPDVRLRRSGTVF, from the coding sequence ATGAAACATAGCAAAAAAGTAGTATTAGGTACTTTAATTATTTTTTCAATACTTTTTTTGTCAGGTTGCTGGGATAGGGTTGAGATAGAAGACAGAGGTTACATTCTTGCACTTGGTGTTGACAAATATGACCCAAGTGATTTGAACAAGTACGAAACAAGTGAATATATTAATCTTGACAGAAACACTCAAAAATTTTCTCCAGAACAAAAAAAGCCAGATATAAAGACTAACCAGAAGGGTATTGACCCGCAAACAAAAAGAAAGGTAAAACCCCCTCTTCCAAGTAGTAAAAATCAATACAAGTTTGCAGTGACAGTACTTTTCCCAAACCTCAGAACTATAGGAAAGGATTCAAAGCCAGATGAACAAATGAGATTTTTATTTGTAAGACCTACAAATAATGTTGTTGGAATTAGAAACTATCTTGAGAGAGAGATAAACAAAAGGCTATATTATGGATATTTAAAAGTGGTTGTTTTTGGGAAAGACCTTGCTAAAGACCCTGCACTTGTAAGAGAGGCTTTAGATGGACTTAATAGAGAAAGTGATATTCCACAGAACACATTTTTACTTGTTTCTGAAACAACAGCAAGGGATATCCTTAATACCATGCCACTTGTCCAACCTGTAACTGGTATTCATCTTTTTGAGATATCAAAAAGCGCTTCAATTTATGGTAGGGTTATTGATACCCCATTGAGTCAAGTTGTAAATAGTTTTATAAATTCAAACTGTGCAGTTATCTCAAGAGTAGAGCCTGGAATTGAAACATTGAAAATAGCTGGTGCCGCTGTATTTAAAAACTTTAAATTTGTAGGGTGGATGGATGAAAAGCAGCTTCAAGTCTATAAGCTTCTGATGGGAAAAGCTAAGCATACATTTATTGACGATTTAAAATACAAATCTTCCTATATTCCGTTTGTGACAACAGAGATACAGGTAAAGAAAAAAATAAAGAAAAATAAAGGTAAATTATGGATTATATATAACTTAAGGATAGAAGGAGAAGTTACTGAATTTGTTTTCAAAAGTGATTATAAAGTTTTGGATGATCCTATGAGAAGGTATATACAAACTGAACTGAATAGAATAATAAAACAAAGGTCACAACAACTATGTTATATGTTAAATGTAAAATACAATGCAGATGTATTGGCAATAGGTGATTTCATATCTAAACACAGACCAAAAGAATGGGAAAAGCTAAAGAAAAACTGGGATACTGAGCTAAAGAAAATTAAAATAGAAGTCATACCGGATGTGAGACTTCGAAGAAGTGGAACAGTATTTTAA
- a CDS encoding stage II sporulation protein R, translated as MSKRFFFSKHYILPTIFSIIIFTIIYGYLSFEQIDGLQRNLSKSVLRLHILANSNSKEDQKLKIYVRDKLIEFLSRNIDFSKSKYEVIKEISNKKLQIEDYIEKAIKERGKNYDVKVSIQRDLFPNRVYSNFLFPSGIYDCVRVFIGDGKGKNWWCVIFPPLCIVDEAKLELPTEAKKELKSSLSRKEYLIATSYGSIDKMPVKLRLKIYEILKTKFYKEAWFKRIFRSI; from the coding sequence ATGTCAAAAAGATTTTTCTTTTCTAAACATTATATTTTGCCTACAATTTTTTCGATAATAATATTTACAATAATTTATGGATATTTGAGCTTTGAACAAATTGATGGTTTACAAAGAAATCTATCAAAATCAGTTTTAAGACTTCATATCTTAGCAAACAGTAACTCAAAAGAAGACCAGAAACTAAAAATTTATGTGCGGGATAAACTTATAGAATTTTTATCAAGAAATATTGATTTTTCAAAGAGTAAATATGAGGTTATAAAAGAAATCAGTAATAAAAAGTTGCAGATTGAAGATTACATTGAGAAAGCTATAAAGGAAAGAGGAAAAAATTATGATGTGAAGGTAAGTATTCAAAGAGATCTGTTTCCAAATAGGGTTTATAGCAATTTTCTTTTTCCCTCTGGCATATATGACTGTGTTAGAGTTTTTATAGGCGATGGTAAAGGAAAGAACTGGTGGTGTGTTATATTTCCGCCTCTTTGCATAGTAGACGAGGCAAAGTTAGAGCTTCCAACTGAGGCTAAAAAAGAGCTCAAAAGTTCACTTTCCAGAAAAGAGTATTTGATTGCAACAAGTTATGGAAGCATAGATAAGATGCCTGTAAAGCTGAGACTCAAAATATATGAGATTTTAAAAACAAAATTTTACAAAGAGGCATGGTTTAAACGAATCTTTAGAAGTATATAG
- a CDS encoding adenine phosphoribosyltransferase, whose translation MNLKEKFRHVLNFPKEGIDFIDITTVLQDKDAFKYAIDSLVNLVKDLDFELIVGPESRGFIFGAPVAYVLNKGLVLVRKKGKLPYKTVSVEYELEYGKDVLEMHIDAIKPGQKVVIIDDLLATGGTTLSNIKLVEKLGGEVVGIAYLVELTYLGGRENLKGYDVRSVVQFESSLI comes from the coding sequence ATGAACTTGAAAGAGAAATTCAGACATGTTTTGAACTTTCCCAAAGAGGGTATAGATTTTATTGACATAACAACAGTTTTGCAGGACAAGGACGCGTTCAAATACGCTATAGACTCTTTAGTAAATTTGGTTAAAGACCTTGACTTTGAACTTATTGTTGGACCAGAATCGAGAGGTTTTATATTTGGAGCACCTGTTGCGTATGTGCTGAACAAAGGGCTTGTTCTTGTTAGAAAAAAAGGTAAACTTCCTTACAAAACAGTCTCTGTTGAATATGAGCTTGAATATGGAAAAGATGTACTTGAGATGCACATTGATGCTATAAAACCTGGTCAGAAGGTTGTGATAATTGACGACCTTTTGGCAACAGGAGGCACAACACTTTCAAATATAAAGCTTGTTGAGAAACTTGGTGGTGAGGTTGTGGGTATTGCATACCTTGTTGAACTCACATACTTGGGTGGAAGAGAGAATTTAAAAGGATACGACGTCAGGTCTGTTGTACAGTTTGAATCTTCTTTGATATAA
- a CDS encoding RelA/SpoT family protein — protein sequence MNLDLSDKLNELIERVKKYASEEDINLIKKAFEFAQKHHDGQSRNSGEPYILHPLEVALILADLELDIPSIVAGLLHDVVEDTSASLEDVEREFGKEIAELVDGVTKLGKLEFTSKLERQVENYRKMLIAMAKDIRVILIKLADRLHNMRTLKYLPPEKQRQKAQETIDIYAPLAHRLGISKIKWELEDLSLRYLDPEGYYDLVEKIAKKRVEREEYIKRIISLISEKLKEANIEVGQIDGRPKHFYSIYRKMKEQGKTLEEIYDLFAIRIIVNSVKDCYGVLGIIHTLFKPMPGRFKDYIAMPKPNMYQSLHTTVIGPEGEPFEVQIRTFDMHRTAEYGIAAHWKYKEGRIKSTDEDEKFAWLRELLEWQKELKDAKEFMESLKINLFSDEVFVFTPKGDVISLPQGSTPIDFAYAIHSEIGNKMAGAKVNGKLVPIDYELKNGDIVEIITSPNVHGPSQDWLKIVKSPQAKSKINAWFKKERKEENIQKGKDILEKELKKLNLPLQFALKEDVLQTVSQRYGYRTPEDMFAALGYGGITATKIALRIKEEIKKYIKEDEQKEFQIEKPKPAKTSSNNGILVKGVENVLVRFAKCCNPVPGDKVIGYITRGRGVSIHRRDCPNVEQYLKEPERIVEAEWNVTKDAKFDATINVLANDRTGILMDITNLLGENKISVKAIQGRTTRDRIANINLTVEISSTEQLEKIIRKLRKIDSVFEVQRVKGG from the coding sequence GTGAATTTAGATTTGAGCGACAAGTTAAATGAGCTTATAGAAAGGGTAAAAAAGTATGCATCAGAAGAAGATATAAATCTTATTAAAAAAGCATTTGAATTTGCACAAAAGCATCATGATGGACAGTCAAGAAACTCTGGCGAACCATATATATTGCATCCTCTTGAGGTTGCATTAATTTTAGCAGATTTAGAACTTGATATTCCATCAATTGTTGCAGGACTGTTGCATGATGTTGTGGAGGATACTTCTGCGTCTTTAGAAGATGTAGAGAGAGAGTTTGGAAAGGAAATAGCTGAGCTTGTGGATGGTGTCACAAAACTTGGCAAACTTGAATTTACCAGTAAACTTGAGAGACAGGTAGAAAACTATCGAAAAATGCTCATTGCGATGGCGAAGGATATAAGGGTGATTTTGATAAAACTTGCAGATAGGCTCCACAATATGCGAACCTTAAAGTATCTTCCACCTGAAAAACAGAGACAAAAAGCTCAGGAAACAATTGACATATATGCTCCGCTTGCTCATAGGCTTGGAATTTCAAAAATAAAGTGGGAGCTTGAAGATTTGTCACTGCGCTATCTTGACCCTGAGGGATATTATGACCTTGTTGAAAAGATTGCAAAAAAGAGGGTAGAAAGAGAAGAGTATATAAAGAGGATTATTTCGCTTATCTCAGAAAAACTTAAAGAGGCAAATATTGAGGTTGGTCAGATAGACGGACGACCGAAGCATTTTTACAGCATCTATCGTAAAATGAAAGAGCAAGGTAAAACTTTAGAGGAGATTTATGACCTTTTTGCTATTAGAATCATTGTAAATTCAGTAAAAGATTGTTATGGAGTTCTGGGAATAATTCATACATTGTTCAAACCCATGCCTGGCAGGTTTAAAGACTACATTGCAATGCCAAAACCGAACATGTACCAGTCACTTCACACAACCGTGATAGGACCTGAAGGTGAGCCTTTTGAAGTACAGATAAGAACATTTGATATGCATAGGACAGCCGAGTATGGTATTGCTGCTCACTGGAAGTACAAAGAAGGAAGAATTAAATCAACTGATGAAGATGAGAAGTTTGCTTGGCTTAGAGAACTTCTGGAGTGGCAGAAAGAGCTCAAAGATGCAAAAGAGTTTATGGAGTCGTTAAAAATAAACCTGTTTTCTGATGAGGTTTTTGTATTTACTCCGAAAGGCGATGTTATAAGTCTACCACAGGGTTCAACGCCGATAGACTTTGCATATGCAATTCACAGTGAGATAGGCAACAAGATGGCAGGTGCAAAAGTAAACGGCAAACTTGTTCCCATTGATTATGAGCTTAAAAATGGTGATATTGTTGAGATTATTACATCACCCAATGTCCATGGTCCAAGCCAGGACTGGCTCAAGATTGTCAAAAGTCCTCAGGCAAAGAGCAAAATAAACGCATGGTTTAAAAAAGAGAGAAAAGAAGAGAATATTCAAAAAGGCAAAGATATATTGGAAAAGGAACTCAAAAAACTCAACCTTCCTTTACAATTTGCTCTAAAAGAGGATGTGCTGCAGACGGTTTCGCAAAGATATGGCTATAGAACCCCTGAGGACATGTTTGCTGCACTTGGGTATGGTGGTATTACAGCTACTAAAATAGCACTGAGGATAAAAGAAGAGATAAAAAAATACATTAAAGAAGATGAGCAAAAAGAATTTCAGATTGAAAAGCCAAAACCTGCGAAAACTTCTTCAAATAACGGAATACTTGTAAAAGGTGTTGAAAATGTTCTTGTGAGGTTTGCAAAATGTTGTAACCCGGTACCTGGCGATAAAGTTATAGGATACATCACAAGGGGAAGAGGCGTTTCAATCCACAGGCGTGACTGTCCAAATGTTGAACAGTATTTAAAAGAGCCAGAGAGGATTGTTGAGGCTGAGTGGAACGTTACGAAAGATGCAAAGTTTGACGCTACAATCAACGTTCTTGCAAATGATAGGACAGGAATACTTATGGATATCACAAACTTGCTTGGTGAGAACAAGATTTCGGTTAAGGCTATCCAGGGAAGGACCACACGAGATAGGATTGCCAATATCAATCTTACTGTTGAAATAAGTTCAACAGAGCAGCTTGAGAAGATTATAAGAAAGCTGAGGAAGATTGACAGTGTATTTGAGGTCCAGCGTGTAAAAGGAGGCTAA